A region from the Sulfitobacter sp. D7 genome encodes:
- a CDS encoding metallophosphoesterase family protein has translation MTRFVHLTDLHISHPDLADPHLQSDTPATLRRVVEVINAMDPQPAFVVASGDLTNQGDRESYALVHEITAPLKAPLVMALGNHDKRAGFNAVFAPGLADAPYFHDAPQGDLHVIALDSSVPGKVAGALDDAQFEFLQAALQRHPELAKLLVIHHPPRIDPEALAWGSLDEASSARLAEMLKGQHVAGILSGHVHVNRVSHWNGIPVVISNGLHSTIDLTETRDLRIVEGTGFGICEWHPSGLSVSFAPLDPTARELARIDREQLKSFE, from the coding sequence ATGACCCGTTTCGTCCACCTGACTGACCTGCATATCTCGCACCCCGATTTGGCCGACCCGCATCTGCAAAGCGACACGCCCGCCACCCTGCGCCGCGTGGTTGAGGTGATCAACGCGATGGATCCGCAGCCCGCCTTTGTCGTGGCCAGCGGCGATCTGACCAATCAGGGCGACCGGGAAAGCTATGCGCTGGTGCACGAGATCACGGCCCCGCTGAAAGCGCCGCTGGTGATGGCCCTTGGCAACCACGACAAACGCGCCGGTTTTAACGCGGTCTTTGCGCCGGGGCTGGCTGATGCGCCCTATTTCCACGACGCGCCGCAGGGTGATCTGCATGTTATTGCGCTGGACAGCAGTGTACCGGGCAAGGTGGCCGGGGCGCTGGATGACGCGCAGTTCGAGTTTCTACAGGCAGCGCTGCAGCGTCACCCCGAACTGGCGAAACTCTTGGTCATTCACCACCCGCCGCGCATTGATCCTGAAGCGCTGGCGTGGGGCAGCTTGGATGAGGCCAGCAGCGCGCGTTTGGCTGAAATGCTGAAGGGCCAGCATGTGGCGGGGATCCTTTCGGGCCATGTGCATGTGAACCGGGTGAGCCATTGGAACGGCATCCCGGTGGTGATCTCCAACGGGCTGCATTCTACCATCGATCTGACCGAAACCCGCGATTTGCGCATCGTTGAGGGCACCGGATTCGGGATCTGCGAATGGCATCCCAGCGGGCTGAGTGTTTCTTTCGCGCCGCTTGACCCGACGGCGCGTGAATTGGCGCGGATTGATCGTGAGCAGCTAAAATCCTTTGAATAG
- a CDS encoding ATP-binding cassette domain-containing protein, which translates to MTDVPLLEVRNLTRRYKLPRQSLLRAPPVLTALEGAAFSLHAGETLGVVGESGSGKSTLARLIMAFERPDAGEVLFQGRDLHELRGEELRRLRRGFQMVFQDPFGSLNPRRRVGWSIAEPLRANGETENISHHVAEALAQVGLHPADAGKYPHEFSGGQRQRIAIARAIITRPALLVADEAVSALDVSVQAQILNLLMDLQDDLGLGMVFISHDLAVVGAVCDRVLVLQHGKTLESGAAADVLRAPKHPYTKTLLTAAGVRP; encoded by the coding sequence ATGACTGACGTGCCGCTCTTGGAGGTCCGCAACCTGACCCGCCGCTACAAGCTGCCGCGTCAAAGCCTGCTGCGCGCCCCGCCAGTACTGACCGCGCTGGAGGGGGCGGCGTTTTCGCTGCACGCGGGCGAGACCTTGGGCGTGGTCGGCGAAAGCGGTTCGGGCAAATCGACATTGGCGCGGCTCATCATGGCGTTTGAGCGTCCGGACGCGGGGGAGGTGCTGTTTCAGGGGCGCGATCTGCACGAGCTTCGGGGCGAAGAATTGCGCCGGCTGCGGCGCGGTTTTCAGATGGTGTTTCAAGACCCTTTCGGCTCGCTTAACCCGCGCCGCCGCGTTGGCTGGTCCATCGCCGAGCCGCTGCGCGCCAATGGCGAGACGGAGAATATCAGCCACCATGTCGCCGAAGCCTTGGCGCAGGTCGGGCTGCATCCAGCCGACGCAGGCAAATATCCGCATGAATTCTCGGGCGGGCAGCGCCAGCGCATCGCCATCGCCCGCGCCATCATCACCCGCCCCGCGCTTTTGGTCGCGGATGAGGCGGTCTCGGCCCTTGACGTCTCGGTTCAGGCGCAAATCCTTAATCTTCTGATGGACCTGCAAGATGATCTGGGCCTCGGGATGGTGTTCATCAGCCATGACCTCGCGGTGGTGGGGGCGGTCTGTGACCGGGTGCTGGTGCTGCAGCACGGTAAAACGCTTGAGAGCGGTGCGGCCGCTGATGTGTTGCGCGCGCCCAAGCACCCTTATACGAAAACCCTGCTGACAGCCGCAGGAGTACGCCCATGA
- a CDS encoding ABC transporter ATP-binding protein: MIDLSNLSVHFGHAAALRDANLVIERGDRLGVVGESGSGKTLLALCLMGMAPDSARLTGQLRIDGQDMARAAERDWQRLRSRRVAMVFQEPMAALNPLRRVGDTVMEPMLLHDGLTRRAARARALSLFEEVGIPDPDRRLRQFPHEMSGGQRQRVLIALALACNPMLLIADEPTTALDANVALRITDLLQRLAREREMALVFISHDLAAVARATEDIVVMYAGDMVERGRTAKVLGAPAHPYTKGLLGARPDAGVAGRDAQGKRRRLPTIPGTVPPLHALPLGCRFSGRCPAELPHCATQRPAFAQTETGRGAACHLLTEPRHD; the protein is encoded by the coding sequence ATGATCGATCTTAGCAATCTCTCGGTCCATTTCGGCCATGCGGCGGCGCTGCGTGATGCCAATCTGGTGATCGAGCGCGGCGACCGCTTGGGTGTCGTTGGCGAAAGCGGTTCGGGCAAGACGCTTCTGGCCCTGTGCCTGATGGGCATGGCCCCCGACAGCGCGCGCCTGACCGGACAGCTTCGCATCGACGGGCAGGATATGGCCCGCGCGGCAGAGCGGGATTGGCAGAGGCTGCGCAGCCGCCGCGTCGCGATGGTGTTTCAGGAGCCGATGGCGGCGCTCAACCCGCTGCGGCGGGTGGGCGATACGGTGATGGAGCCGATGCTGCTGCACGACGGGCTGACGCGCCGCGCGGCCCGCGCCCGCGCGCTGAGCCTGTTCGAAGAGGTGGGCATTCCCGACCCAGATCGACGCCTGCGGCAATTCCCGCATGAGATGTCGGGCGGGCAGCGCCAGCGGGTGCTGATCGCGCTGGCCTTGGCCTGCAATCCGATGCTGCTGATCGCGGATGAGCCGACCACGGCGCTGGATGCCAATGTTGCGCTGCGGATCACCGACCTGCTGCAACGACTCGCGCGAGAGCGCGAGATGGCGCTGGTTTTCATCAGCCATGACCTTGCTGCCGTGGCGCGCGCCACCGAAGACATCGTGGTGATGTATGCGGGCGATATGGTTGAGCGGGGCCGCACGGCAAAGGTGCTTGGCGCGCCCGCGCATCCCTATACCAAGGGGCTGTTGGGCGCGCGGCCCGATGCCGGTGTGGCAGGGCGGGATGCCCAAGGAAAGCGCCGCAGGCTGCCGACCATTCCCGGCACCGTGCCGCCGCTGCATGCGCTGCCGTTGGGCTGCCGTTTCTCGGGGCGCTGCCCGGCTGAGCTGCCCCATTGTGCCACGCAGCGCCCGGCCTTTGCGCAGACCGAAACGGGGCGCGGCGCGGCCTGTCATCTGCTGACGGAGCCGCGGCATGACTGA
- a CDS encoding ABC transporter permease — protein sequence MRQLPANFLLGAVLVSLVVGVAALSLIWTPHDPQTMSISTKFAPPSAEHWLGTDQLGRDVVAQLMAAARNSMTVALVAVLLGGSIGVSLGLLASALGGWVEDGVMRLADLGFAFPALLFAIMLAAVFGPSLTNAVLAISFINIPIFARVTRASANQIWTRDYVAAARAAGRGRFAISRDHILPNIAAAIIVQATIEFAVAILAEAALSYLGLGAQPPASSWGRMLSEAQTLMYLAPQLAIYPGLCIVVAVLGFGLLGDGLRDITDPRLVRAR from the coding sequence ATGAGGCAGCTTCCGGCGAATTTTCTGCTGGGCGCGGTGCTGGTCAGCCTCGTGGTTGGGGTGGCGGCTCTGTCGCTGATCTGGACCCCGCATGACCCGCAGACGATGTCGATCTCGACCAAATTCGCGCCGCCTTCGGCAGAGCATTGGCTGGGCACCGATCAGTTGGGCCGCGACGTGGTGGCGCAACTGATGGCGGCGGCGCGTAATTCGATGACCGTGGCGCTGGTGGCGGTGCTTTTAGGCGGCAGCATCGGCGTATCGCTTGGGTTGCTCGCCTCGGCGCTTGGCGGTTGGGTCGAGGATGGGGTGATGCGGCTTGCCGATCTCGGCTTTGCCTTTCCCGCGTTGCTCTTTGCGATCATGCTGGCGGCGGTCTTTGGGCCGTCGCTGACCAATGCGGTGCTGGCGATCTCATTTATCAACATCCCCATCTTCGCCCGCGTCACCCGTGCCTCTGCCAACCAAATCTGGACGCGCGATTATGTCGCCGCGGCACGCGCGGCGGGGCGGGGGCGCTTTGCGATCAGCCGCGATCACATCCTGCCCAATATCGCCGCGGCCATCATCGTGCAGGCCACCATCGAATTTGCCGTGGCAATCCTCGCCGAAGCGGCGCTGAGCTATCTTGGCCTCGGCGCGCAGCCGCCTGCGTCAAGCTGGGGGCGGATGTTGTCGGAGGCGCAGACGTTGATGTATCTCGCCCCGCAACTGGCAATCTATCCCGGCCTTTGCATCGTCGTGGCGGTGCTGGGGTTCGGCCTTCTGGGCGACGGGCTGCGTGATATCACCGACCCGAGACTGGTGCGGGCGCGATGA
- a CDS encoding ABC transporter permease, giving the protein MAYFLFRRTLGFVLTLLAVSLVVFAVMNVLPGDPALTILGMDASEDALAALRAQLGLNDPLTTRYFSWVWNALQGDFGISHSFRVPVSDLIAERLPMTISLAVAGMLVTLVLALGLGITATAQHGRAGDWGVMFLSQLGIAVPAFWLSILLVMLFAVKLRWLPPGGFAGWDDPGAALRSLILPTVALALVQSAVLARVTRSSALEVMRLDFVRTARASGLSRRRVLWRHVLPNALVPIVTIVGMQFAALVTGTIVIENVFYLPGLGRLIFQSIANRDLPTVQALVMLFAAIVVTANFVVDLLYVVIDPRLKARA; this is encoded by the coding sequence GTGGCCTATTTCCTCTTTCGCCGCACGCTTGGTTTCGTGCTAACCTTGCTCGCCGTCTCACTCGTGGTCTTTGCCGTGATGAACGTGCTGCCGGGCGATCCGGCGCTGACCATCCTTGGCATGGACGCCAGCGAAGACGCTTTGGCGGCGCTGCGCGCGCAGTTGGGGCTGAATGACCCCCTGACAACGCGCTATTTCAGTTGGGTCTGGAACGCGCTGCAGGGGGATTTCGGGATCAGCCATTCCTTCCGCGTGCCGGTCTCTGACCTGATCGCCGAGCGGCTGCCGATGACGATATCCCTCGCCGTGGCGGGGATGCTGGTGACGCTGGTGCTGGCGCTGGGCCTTGGCATCACGGCGACGGCGCAGCATGGGCGGGCGGGTGACTGGGGGGTGATGTTTCTCAGCCAGCTCGGCATTGCGGTGCCCGCCTTCTGGCTGTCGATCCTGCTGGTGATGCTCTTTGCCGTGAAGCTGCGCTGGCTGCCGCCCGGGGGCTTTGCGGGCTGGGACGATCCGGGCGCGGCGCTGCGGTCGCTCATCCTGCCCACGGTGGCGCTGGCGCTGGTGCAATCGGCGGTGCTGGCGCGGGTCACGCGATCTTCGGCGCTGGAGGTGATGCGGCTGGATTTCGTGCGCACCGCGCGGGCCAGTGGGTTGTCGCGGCGGCGGGTGCTTTGGCGGCATGTGCTGCCCAATGCGCTGGTGCCGATCGTGACCATCGTGGGCATGCAATTCGCCGCGTTGGTCACCGGCACCATCGTGATTGAGAACGTCTTTTACCTGCCGGGGCTGGGGCGGCTGATCTTTCAGTCCATCGCCAACCGTGACCTGCCCACGGTGCAGGCGCTGGTGATGCTTTTTGCCGCCATCGTGGTCACGGCGAATTTCGTGGTCGACCTACTTTACGTGGTCATCGACCCCCGGCTGAAGGCCCGAGCATGA